The DNA window ATCTCGTAATTAAAAATCTTCTTACCCAGTATTTTCATACACAATGCCCTGTTGCTTAAACAACATGGCTGCATAACCCTCATGAATAATCTCATTCTCTGCAAACCCGAGTTTTTCTAGCAAAATTAATAGGTTCTTTTTCCCGTTTTTGACATCGTCACAAATTACTTCAACTTCAAGAAATGTTCCTAACTCTTTAATCGTGTCCAAACATAACGTAATTTCTCCTAACTTTCCTTGCAATCTCGATTTATTCATTTCAAGCACGCTAACAAATCCAATCTCACCAAGAATTTTCACCATCATGGGCGCACTACTTACTTCCGTTTCATATTCCCTCCAGGAACCAACAGTTGTAGTAAGAGCTTTGTATGTTAAAAAAGTTTTTTCACCCTGTTCACGGATACGCAGAATAAAACTTCCCGGTTTTTGAGCTGCTCTTTCTTCTCCCCAACGTTTGAAAATAGAGTCCTTTTGCACTTTCACCGTTTTAGAGAACATTGCTCCCATTTCTTGCAACTTTTTCTTTACTATTACAAGATCTTGAACTTTAACACGTGCTTCGATTTCCATTTGAATATAAAAAGCGGATCCGATGGGATTTGAACCCACGATCTACAGCTATCATCACGAGATGAGTGTAAACTCTGCTTCTCAAGTAGAAGGCTGTCGCGCTATGTTCCCCGCGGGAACGCTCGGAAATCAGAGATTTCCCGCCGTCCAGGCTACGCTACGGATCCACAAAAGCTTGCTCTTGCGACAACTTTTAAATATTTCGTCTATAAAAATGGTCTATGGATGAACCTATTTTCTTTATTGCGCGCGATTTCAAACCAAAAGGTCATCAGCAAGGATCTCAGCCAGACATCCAAAAAGTCAAATCAATGATCTACGAAGAAGATTATACCACAATAGATTCATTTATTCCATCCTCCCAAATTCAACTTTCCACTGATCAACCAACTCTTTTCTATCCAGGCAGTGGTTGCGACATTCTCATGCCATTATTCTACATTGAAAGACTACTCCCCTCAATCAGCGAATTTACATTTATTTTCATTGACATTGAGCACTTTCTTCCACTCATAAAAACCATTCTCGACGACATTAATATCCCCTTCACCAACACCCAAGAGGGCATTATCTTCTATTGGAAAAATCAAAAAATAACTCTTCATTATCAAGCTAAAGATGTCTTCTCTTCACTTACAGATCTCAAACCATTTGATATCTACTTCGAGAAAGCGTTTCGTATCATCAAAGAAGAATCAACAAACGTAGAAGAATATGAATATAGCATCATTCAAAAACTCAATCCCAATGGTATCATCATTAGCGATAGTGGATTTCAAAATCAAGAGTTAGAATACATCAAGATTCCTAAAGAGCTAAGTAGCTATAGTGAGATGGTCTTGGCACAAAAAAGAAATTTACAAAATTAAATTCTCTAATCCAAGAATTTCTGTCCTTTAATCTTCTCCGGCAAATACTTCTCAGAGATAAACGAAATTCCTTTAGATGAAAGAGCCTGAATCTCCACTTTATTGCCAAACTCTTTCATCATCTTAAACTGACGTTGCCATTCCTTGTTTTTCTCAAACCATTCATAGCCTTGCATTTGTTTAAGACGAGAAATATCCTGGTCAGTGAGTTTAATGAAATGGCGTTTTAAATCGTAATCAATGACATCATCACAGGTAATGCCAATAAATTTGACGCCGGGAATTGCCATTTCTGCTGCCATATGCGCAAGGCTAATCGAGCCAAATTTGATAACGGAGTAAATATACCATCCCCAAGGATCATTATCGGCAAGGACATAGATTGGCAACTTGTGCTCAACACTCAGACGTTGCAACAAGCGACGAATTCCGCGCGTGGTTTGTCCTTGTGAAGACATAATCAAACAAGACTGTTTTTCCCAAAAACGATCTTCATGAAGACGTTCCCAAACCGCTGCCTTTTCCATGTAAAGGATATACTTAGCATCCACTTTCTTGAATTTGATATTTTCAACATTACTCGGAATCGACCAACCACCAGACCCCAATTTTGACCAATCAATCGTATCGCCGGAATCTTCAATAACTACTTTTCCTGCAACGGAACCCATTTTGTTTGCATTTACATGCAGCT is part of the Candidatus Woesearchaeota archaeon genome and encodes:
- the cyaB gene encoding class IV adenylate cyclase gives rise to the protein MEIEARVKVQDLVIVKKKLQEMGAMFSKTVKVQKDSIFKRWGEERAAQKPGSFILRIREQGEKTFLTYKALTTTVGSWREYETEVSSAPMMVKILGEIGFVSVLEMNKSRLQGKLGEITLCLDTIKELGTFLEVEVICDDVKNGKKNLLILLEKLGFAENEIIHEGYAAMLFKQQGIVYENTG
- a CDS encoding DNA topoisomerase IV subunit A — translated: MAAVKNKNAEKSEGQKTLSGVAAKQSVHSSDNHSTEYIPAKTETTKKLVEIGKKVVLDIKKGENPKIELSVRGLSNVVYDKEAKTLTLGDKKAQRYFFNASHTKKFLQTIEIAAICKNLLDVQKHASLRDVFYMAKRTIPNTKINVVDEQTESDKAIEDLEIITEFSREQLHVNANKMGSVAGKVVIEDSGDTIDWSKLGSGGWSIPSNVENIKFKKVDAKYILYMEKAAVWERLHEDRFWEKQSCLIMSSQGQTTRGIRRLLQRLSVEHKLPIYVLADNDPWGWYIYSVIKFGSISLAHMAAEMAIPGVKFIGITCDDVIDYDLKRHFIKLTDQDISRLKQMQGYEWFEKNKEWQRQFKMMKEFGNKVEIQALSSKGISFISEKYLPEKIKGQKFLD